Sequence from the Henckelia pumila isolate YLH828 unplaced genomic scaffold, ASM3356847v2 CTG_517:::fragment_1, whole genome shotgun sequence genome:
AAATTTTGTAAATAATATTGGTCTTCTAATGGACCATTCCCGCGTATCACAATATGCGATGATGAATGATGAGTTATAATATCGAGATAATATGTTTAAAGATATGAATGATATAAAGTTTTATATTTCATATCAAACGGTATTTTATACCTCCGTGGTCTTTGTTTCCAACAATTGCTTAACCTTGAAGGCATAATTTGGAGTACACCTACCATTTATTTACATAAGCGAAACTCGTGCTCCTTTTAATGTGATATGCCATGGTGTCCGCACTTTAATGAACaaaacaattttatttcttgaaatCTACGTATATCGATTATCTTATGTTATCTTTTTATTTGTTAATATAAGATATAGTTTACAGTATCAATTTAAAACATTCATATCTTTATTAAGGCGCTATAGTGTGCCCTTGGTGGCTTCTTTATAACAAATTTTGTGCTCTTCTTTAAATAAACTTTTTGAACTAAAAAAAATCCCACCTTATTAATTTCACAAAAACCGTCTTATGGTGTAATTTTATGATGTTGATTTTTGACCTAGCTCGACTCGATCTGTgaaagattattattattatttatgtcagAATTATATTTTACTACATATATGAACCAGTTTGACCCATTTCATAGActattaatttaaataactaaagTTAGCGATGTTCTTGAATTTTGGGGCATTAATTTTACAAATCATCACATATAAATACCTATTTTTCTAATTATTTTGGCTACATAATGTGTGAAATATGATTTGGCTATATATCTTTTACTATGTTACACAAAAAGAGCTATGATTTTATGATAACAAAATAACTATATCataaaaaattcccaaataTTATAAGATTTCATAAATCTGTATAATTTTATCAAAAAATCTTACGAACATCATCTCTATTTTCCCCCATTTTTAACATAATCTCTTATTTTTAatgccaaaaaataaaataaaaataaacatacaaGTAGATTGCATTGAGAAGGTCTCACGGATCTATAATCATGAGATATTCTGACTCAATTTATATCTACCATGAAAAATAATAGtccttttgacataaaaaataatatttttctcataaataaaATCGAATAAAAGATCAATCTCATAATATTGACTAGTTAGACCGTTTGACATGATATTTTTGTGTACATAGAATTaatataaaaacaattaaaagatCAGTGACGATGAATTTATTTAGAAAAGGAGAAACATTTAAAAAAGAATTTCATGTTAACTGCTCTCCAACGTCCTTTCTTCTTGGCCTAATTAGCATGATCAGGAAAATTTCTATAtccttaaataaaaatttctccAATTTTTacataatttgttttttttaaatataaacaaaatttcccataatccataatttattattaattaaaattttccaacttctattttttattattattaattataattatttttttaatttttaattcccCCCACCTTCTTCCATTACTCTTCCCCCTACACCACAGTTGAACCAGAACCAACCCACGCCATTTCCACTCACTCTCTTTCTCTCACTGACAAAATGCACTCCAGATTCTTCCCAATCCTCCTCCTCCTCTTCTCCGCCGCCATTTTCGACGTGAGTTCTCCATAAATCTGTAATCTTTTGCGATAAATTTGTGATCTTGGAATCTTTTCTGTTCATATACTTGATATTTGTTCATGGGTTGCGTGTAAATGTGCGTTGAAATTGATCCTAATGTGTGTGTTAATGTTTCTGGTGATAATGCAGGTGGGATTCGCCGGCGCCGGAGATGTTTCCGGCGAGAACCCTTTTACGCCGAGGGGGTATTTGACTCGTTACTGGAAGAAAGAGATATCCACCGATGTGCCGATGCCGGGTTTCTTGCTGGAGAAAGCTTCGCCTTTGACGGCGGTTGAGTTCGCCGGCTTCTCGAAACTCGCCGATCAGCGGAAGTTGTCTTCTCAACTTCCCGATTTCTGCGGCAAGGCGAATCTCCTCTGCTTCTCCGATTTGTCGCCGAGTCTCGAAAAGCACGACACCAATGCGAATTTCGCGGTGTACTTGAACAAGAACTTCACCAACTATGGAGATAACCGTCTTGGGGGGCTGGATTCTTTCAAGAACTACTCCGACGGGGACAATCTCCCGGTGGATTCGTTCCGCCGCTACAGCCGCGGCTCCACCGGCCACGGAGACAAATTCGCCAGCTACGCCACGGAGGCCAATGTGGTCGACCAGAGCTTCAACACCTACGGCACCTCCGCCACCGGCGGAACAGGGGATTTCAGCAACTACAACAAGCAAGTGAACGTGCCGAATCTCCGCTTCACTTCGTACTCCGACGACAGCAATGGCCGGAAACAATCCTTCACCGCTTACACCGACGAAGCCAATTCCGGCGACCAGAAGTTTACCAGCTACGGCAAAAACGGCAACGGCGCCGCCAATGAGTTCGCCAGCTACGGCAAGGACTCGAATGTATTGGGCTCCGCTTTCACCAATTACGGCGAGACTGCCAATGCTGCAAATGACACATTCACTTCATATGGGACAAACACCAATGTTCCCGAAAACACCTTCAAGAATTACGGCACTCAAGGGAATGCAGCCACTGAAAGTTTCAAAAGTTACAGAGACCAATCCAATGTAGGAGACGACAATTTCCAATCCTACAGCAAGAATTCCAATGCCGCGAAGGTGGATTTCGAGAACTACGGGAAATCTTTCAACGAGGGGACAGATAAATTCAGTGGCTACGGCAACGGTGCCGTAGGCCAAGAAATTGATTTCAAGATTTATGGAGTGAACAATACTTTCAAGGATTACGCCAAAAAGGGTGTCACATTTACAGGTTTGCCCAATGGAAGCTCGGCTATGGGGGCCTCTTTGGTAGCCACAGGCAAAAGGGTCATCAGCAAATGGGTGGTGGAGCCAGGCAAATTCTTCCGGGAGAAGATGTTGGAAAGTGGCAACATCATGCCTATGCCTGATATCCGTGACAAAATGCCTAAAAGGTCGTTTTTACCGCGCGTCATCGTGTCGAAACTGCCGTTTTCAACGTCCAAAGTCGGCGAATTGAGAAGGATTTTCCACGCAGACGACGAGAACTCCACCATGTCGAAAATGCTGACGGATTCGCTGAGCGAGTGCGAGAGAGCGCCTAGCCCAGGCGAGACCAAGCGATGCGTGACCTCGATCGAAGATATGATCGACTTCGCGACGTCCATGCTGGGGCGTAACGTGGTTGTTCGCACCACGGAGAACACGGAAGGGTCGAACCGCGACATCATGATCGGGAAAGTCAAGGGAATCAACTCTGGGAAAGTCACTAAATCGGTGTCTTGTCACCAGAGCTTGTTCCCCTACTCGCTCTACTATTGTCACTCGGTTCCCAAAGTTCGAGTCTACGAAGCCGATATCCTCGACCCCAAGTCGAAGGCCACGATAAACCACGGCGTCGCCATATGCCATATCGACACGTCTTCTTGGAGCCCTGGCCATGGAGCCTTCATTTCTTTAGGTTCGGGTCCGGGAAAGATCGAGGTTTGCCACTGGATCTTCGAGAATGACATGACTTGGGCAGTTGCAGATtgagattatttatttttttcacttAGTTTTTAGTTCAACCAGTTGTGTTACACAAAGGGTAAACCACTGGTTTGGCCTTTCAATTTAACTCAATTTATTCACATCATTATTATTACCTTCTTGTTCACTTTTATTACATTCAATTTTTCTTACTTGGGAAGTCAAATTCTTGTGTCACTCAACTCTCATGAGTTTACATTTCTTGTGTCAGTCAGTTATAGTCCATTCACACCTATGAAAAGTCCATTATACCATCGACTAtgtttttcacaaaattttcttAATCTCGAGTAAAATATAAGGATTCTACGTAATCTATAGATTTTGAATTCACCGACGAACTTTTCACCTGGCGGGCGACGACATATTTCGTGCATCTCACTCACGAGCAACTCAAAACGGTGCAAAATGACAGTTGAGAATACTGTTGCAATTGATAAGATCATAAATGCAAAAGGGAGGAAAGGGGGAGCTAAACAAGGGTGGAATGGAATGGAAACAAAGATGAATGCTCACATGTATGCGTATATATGTGTAAAAAGGGTCATGCGGTAATAGTTTGGTGGTCCTTATCCACCACATATTATATAGTCTCTGTGTTTGCTTTAATGTGTGTGGGAACATAACGCCATTTTTCCAGCTGTTGTTGGGCCAATCCCTCCTCCCTTTTCTTTGTGTTTCTTTTGTTGTTTACTGCCAAAAAATTACTTCCCGGCGACAAACAACCCAAGGCCCCGTGGCCGAGCAATACACGTTTGTTTTATCATCGTACAAATTTTATAACGATAGCTCGCAAGTGTCGCGATAATGACCGTGTCTAATCGAATCTTAGCCCATGCTTTCATTTGTAGTTGGAAATGGAAGAAAATTTCGAAAAAAAGATTTCGTTCGAGTGGTTGTTTCTAGATTGTTATGTAGTTGAAATTGTTTCAAGTTGATCTTTTGATATTACAATTGTATAGACATTAGTGTTTATGTTTTGACCCATGACCTTAACAAAAAAGTGTTGTGTTTTAATATTGGTTGTATGTGCTTGGGGATTTAGAGATAGTTAAGGAAACAAATGATGTATGACAAACGTTATTGAAATAAATAGAGCTCTCATGTTTGGATTCATCCTGGAAGAATGATGCAAACTGTGTGTGGGttcatataaattaaattactttaaagaaaacatataaaacattgACATATTTTAAAAAAGGGAGCAAATTTATGTTTATCGTGATTTATTAAAAATGTCTTATgagaaaacaatatttttaaataaatttataattggACACGCAAAAGTAAGTGTTGGATTAAATGTGCATGAATTTAGATGCAAGAGCGAAGCCACATGATTGTTTACGTGAGCTGTAGCTCGAGTGTGctcttctatttttttttacaatcaaattttagttCAACTTGCATTAGTCTAGGTAGCTGAAATAGAAAAAGAAAGATAGAGCCCATAAAATCTAAATTTTATGAAGTTAATTGATATGTAAGATGAAACCAACGTAAACGTAACACCTCTCCTTGGATTTATGTAACTAATAACCCAACTCATCGACATCTAAATAAGTGCAACTTTTCATGTTCACTTTCGTGAGAATCTACATAATTAACATTATCACGTAGTATAACACAACAAAATTATGCTAACAACTATAATTTTGGCCTCGTGATAAATTGTTAATAACAAGAACTTAAAATAGTATTCCACATTTCAgcaattggaaaaaaaatataacacaaaattaaaattgaGATCTTGAATAAGGATAACAGTGAATGAGACATGACTCATTTAAAGCCTTTTTGGGGTATGAAGTGGTCTAGTGGATGACGGATACCTATTTCTATTGGGAAGTAAAACCTGGCCCAATTGGTGGATAGTGAAAAAGAACTTTATGAAAAATGTCTCAgctgtttaatttttttgtgttgattttgtttttgaaaCCACTTTAACAAGGGGGAAGAAAAAAATTCCTATACAAGTATACAACATAGATGTTTACGTGACAACCAGAATGAAGTTCGATGTTAGactcatttttaaatttttttttcccatcCATTATGTTTGCGCACATATAAGACATTCACGACGATATATTGGAATAAAAATTGAAAGTTAAATCCACCATTCGAACATGaggatttatttcattttactTTTATGGTAGTACCCAGATATTTAATTCAATTGTCATAAAGAAGTCATATGTGTTTATCAAAGTGATCTAAATCAAGAGGtaataaatttgaaattattCTACATAAAAAATTATGTCCATATAAAcatctaaaataaatttaaaatactaaCCAACATGATTCAATTCAAATTTATACTTAATTGCAGTAGATTTCTATTGAAGAACtgtaaatttaatataaaatttacacaatCTTATTGTTCTCCATCCCAATAAAAAaggaaatattatattatagtaATAAATCGTAATTTCACCCCCATTGTGCTTAATTATCttcaaaaaatgatttttgatttGCTCGAAAAATATCAGAATTTGATATATAATTAACAAATAACTTTCCTGAATTTTTAAATTCTATTGATTATTTTTTGGggttaataaataatatattttatatattaattaaataaataatattaaaacccaaaataattagTTAAAAATCAACTCTGTGATTCATAATCATATCTCTAGCTCTTTCCCTCTTCCCCCACTCTGCGATCAAACCAAACCCTAGACGCCATAGACATGGATCTCCTGCTATCCTCGTACGCCGGGGAAGAGGATCCGAACCACGACAACTCCGACCCGGATTCATCCCCGACCCGGATCCCCCTTCCCTCGAAATCGGCCGCCCCAAAAGTCGACGACACCATGCTGTCCCTCACCGTCTCCGGCCAAGCCCACTCGCAGGCGCATAAGCCCCTCGACCCGACGCAGCACGTTGTCTCCTTCAACCCCACCTACGACCAGCTCTGGACCCCCATTATCGGCCCCGCGCACCCCTATGCCAAGGACGGGCTGGCTCAGGGCCTGCGCAACCACAAGCTGGGATTTGTGGAAAACGCGTCTATTGAGCCGTTTGTGTTCGATGAGCAGTACAACACTTACTACAAATTCGGGTACGCTGCTGATCCCTCTGAGAATAGATATGTCGGTGATGTTGTGGGTTTTGAGAAGAATGATGGGATTACGGTTTATAATATCCCGCAACATGAGCAGAAGAGGCGGAAGCTTGAGAAGAAGAAGGAGATGATGGAGGAGAATGAAGGGAATGACGAAGTGGTTGatgcggtggaggtggagaatCCTTCGAGTGAGACTTGGTTGATGAATAATAGGAAGAGTCCCTGGGCGGGGAAGAAGGACTGGGTGCAAGGGGAGTTGACGGAGGAGCAGAAGAAATACGCTGAGGAGCACGCGAAGAAGAAAGCCGAGAAGGAAGGGGTTGAGAAGGAGAAAGGGGAGTCTCACCTTGATAAGAGTACATTTCATGGGAAAGAGGAGAAAGATTATCAGGGTAGGTCTTGGATTGCGCCGCCTAAGGACGCCAAGGCTAGTAATGATCATTGTTATATACCCAAGAAATTGGTTCACACTTGGAGCGGCCATACTAAGGGGGTTTCGGCTATCAGATTTTTCCCCCGGCATGGTCATTTGATATTGTCTGCTGGTATGGATACGAAGGTGAAGATATGGGATGTGTTTAATTCGGGGAAATGCATGAGAACCTACATGGGGCACAACAAGGCTGTGAGGGATATTTACTTTACTAATGATGGGACAAAGTTTCTGTCTGCTGGTTATGATAAGAATATTAAGTATTGGGATACAGAGACTGGACAAGCGATATCGACTTTTTCGACTGGGAAGATTCCCTATGTTGTGAGGCTTAACCCGGATGATGATAAGCAGAACATACTACTGGCAGGGATGAGTGATAAGAAGATTGTACAGTGGGATATGAATTCTGGGCAGATTACACAGGAGTATGATCAACATTTAGGGGCGGTGAATACGATAACTTTCGTAGATGATAATAGAAGGTTTGTGACCTCAAGTGATGATAAATCACTGCGGGTATGGGAGTTTGGGATTCCGGTGGTTATCAAGTATATTAGTGAGCCACACATGCACTCAATGCCTTCTATTTCTCTGCATCCAAATAAAAACTGGCTTGCCTGTCAGAGTTTGGATAATCAGATACTTATATACAGTACCAGGGAGAGGTTCCAACTGAATAAAAAGAAGAGGTTTGCGGGGCACATAGTTGCTGGCTATGCTTGTCAGGTCAACTTTTCGCCGGATGGGCGGTTTGTAATGTCAGGAGATGGTGAAGGGCGGTGCTGGTTTTGGGATTGGAAGAGTTGTAAAGTTTTTAGAACTCTCAAGTGCCATGATGGAGTTTGTATTGGTGCTGCGTGGCATCCCCTGGAACAAAGTAAAGTGGCAACCTGTGGCTGGGATGGTTTGATCAAATACTGGTAAAATTTCTGATCTTGGTTGAGTTTGAACCATCTTTTAATGAATGCTATATATATGTGTTAAATATTCAAATACTTTGATGGAGAACTAGTCGAGGATCTAGGTACAGCTTCATGGGATTAGTCTTTGGTAATTTAAATTCAGATGAACAGCTATTGATATGGGAGGGGGGCTTCCTTTTCTTGGCAGTACTTCTAGATGTTGACATTTTGTTTAGTTTGAATGACTTGGTTATTTTTGCGACATTGCGAACAATAAAATTTCACATCAGACGGGTTTAGTTTAAGGCATTTGCTTAAATTCCAATTTAAATATTTCTGTGGTCTCTTCAAATTAAGTGGTCAAATTTGGGGACATAACTAGGAGTAATTTATCATCTACTTCTGGGAGAAAAACCAGGTGATGTTTagttttgattttttatattttggaaATATGTTCGCAAAGATTTTGGGAAATTAAAAGAttagtttgtttttattttccgATGAgattattttgattatttgtATGAACTCATATTAGAGTGTTTGGTAgataatatcaaataatatttcgatCGATGTTTCTGTAGATGAATTGATGACTAGAgtgaagaattttaattttagaatttaaaatatgacataGCCATTTGAATATTGTGTATCAACATATTTTGGGAAATGATAAAAACTGAATTAAATGTAgtgattttgtttaaaaatagatttttggTAAAATGATTTGAGAATGAAATGATGGTTTCAGGAACGGGAGATAGGTTTTAGAAATGAAAAGCCAGGCATTAGGGCATTAGGCTGCTTTCCTGGATTATGGTACTATGGCTTAATAAGATAGGCCCGATAGCTCCTTTTTGGAGATTCTTTTGCAATTGTTTCTCTCAGGTAAGAGGGGATGCCTCTATTAAACAATGAGACTATGTTTTTGTTAGGGACTATATGTGTATGGGCTTTAATATATATTGGACTTAGGCCCAAGAGACTCAAGCCCATAGAAGTATCTAGACGCTTGAGAGAGATCAATAAAATGTGGGGAGTGTAGTTTGTTATTCATTGGGTTGTTTTCTTTGAAGGTCGTAACTAGCAGTTTGGCTAGAGAAATACTAGCTTTGGCTAGGGTTTATGTACAGAGATTTATCTCTGGGTTGTTCAAGTTTCTTCTTCCAATATAAATTCTAGGTGTTTTGAGTCTCTTGGGCCTAAGTCCAATATATATTAAAGCCCATACACATATAGTCCCTAACAATACCACCCAC
This genomic interval carries:
- the LOC140872957 gene encoding polygalacturonase-1 non-catalytic subunit beta-like encodes the protein MHSRFFPILLLLFSAAIFDVGFAGAGDVSGENPFTPRGYLTRYWKKEISTDVPMPGFLLEKASPLTAVEFAGFSKLADQRKLSSQLPDFCGKANLLCFSDLSPSLEKHDTNANFAVYLNKNFTNYGDNRLGGLDSFKNYSDGDNLPVDSFRRYSRGSTGHGDKFASYATEANVVDQSFNTYGTSATGGTGDFSNYNKQVNVPNLRFTSYSDDSNGRKQSFTAYTDEANSGDQKFTSYGKNGNGAANEFASYGKDSNVLGSAFTNYGETANAANDTFTSYGTNTNVPENTFKNYGTQGNAATESFKSYRDQSNVGDDNFQSYSKNSNAAKVDFENYGKSFNEGTDKFSGYGNGAVGQEIDFKIYGVNNTFKDYAKKGVTFTGLPNGSSAMGASLVATGKRVISKWVVEPGKFFREKMLESGNIMPMPDIRDKMPKRSFLPRVIVSKLPFSTSKVGELRRIFHADDENSTMSKMLTDSLSECERAPSPGETKRCVTSIEDMIDFATSMLGRNVVVRTTENTEGSNRDIMIGKVKGINSGKVTKSVSCHQSLFPYSLYYCHSVPKVRVYEADILDPKSKATINHGVAICHIDTSSWSPGHGAFISLGSGPGKIEVCHWIFENDMTWAVAD
- the LOC140872952 gene encoding uncharacterized protein isoform X2, coding for MDLLLSSYAGEEDPNHDNSDPDSSPTRIPLPSKSAAPKVDDTMLSLTVSGQAHSQAHKPLDPTQHVVSFNPTYDQLWTPIIGPAHPYAKDGLAQGLRNHKLGFVENASIEPFVFDEQYNTYYKFGYAADPSENRYVGDVVGFEKNDGITVYNIPQHEQKRRKLEKKKEMMEENEGNDEVVDAVEVENPSSETWLMNNRKSPWAGKKDWVQGELTEEQKKYAEEHAKKKAEKEGVEKEKGESHLDKSTFHGKEEKDYQGRSWIAPPKDAKASNDHCYIPKKLVHTWSGHTKGVSAIRFFPRHGHLILSAGMDTKVKIWDVFNSGKCMRTYMGHNKAVRDIYFTNDGTKFLSAGYDKNIKYWDTETGQAISTFSTGKIPYVVRLNPDDDKQNILLAGMSDKKIVQWDMNSGQITQEYDQHLGAVNTITFVDDNRRFVTSSDDKSLRVWEFGIPVVIKYISEPHMHSMPSISLHPNKNWLACQSLDNQILIYSTRERFQLNKKKRFAGHIVAGYACQVNFSPDGRFVMSGDGEGRCWFWDWKSCKVFRTLKCHDGVCIGAAWHPLEQSKVATCGWDGLIKYW
- the LOC140872952 gene encoding uncharacterized protein isoform X1 gives rise to the protein MDLLLSSYAGEEDPNHDNSDPDSSPTRIPLPSKSAAPKVDDTMLSLTVSGQAHSQAHKPLDPTQHVVSFNPTYDQLWTPIIGPAHPYAKDGLAQGLRNHKLGFVENASIEPFVFDEQYNTYYKFGYAADPSENRYVGDVVGFEKNDGITVYNIPQHEQKRRKLEKKKEMMEENEGNDEVVDAVEVENPSSETWLMNNRKSPWAGKKDWVQGELTEEQKKYAEEHAKKKAEKEGVEKEKGESHLDKSTFHGKEEKDYQGRSWIAPPKDAKASNDHCYIPKKLVHTWSGHTKGVSAIRFFPRHGHLILSAGMDTKVKIWDVFNSGKCMRTYMGHNKAVRDIYFTNDGTKFLSAGYDKNIKYWDTETGQAISTFSTGKIPYVVRLNPDDDKQNILLAGMSDKKIVQWDMNSGQITQEYDQHLGAVNTITFVDDNRRFVTSSDDKSLRVWEFGIPVVIKYISEPHMHSMPSISLHPNKNWLACQSLDNQILIYSTRERFQLNKKKRFAGHIVAGYACQVNFSPDGRFVMSGDGEGRCWFWDWKSCKVFRTLKCHDGVCIGAAWHPLEQSKVATCGWDGLIKYWD